In Prosthecochloris sp. GSB1, the following proteins share a genomic window:
- a CDS encoding ferritin: MLSKTLLKALNEQINKEFYSSHLYLSMAAYAESQNLPGFAHWMKLQQQEEHGHAMKLYKYVNERGGRVELGAIEQPPVDFKSPTALFEDVQKHERSITASINKLYEKSTKENDYATQVMLHWFIEEQVEEESSASEILETLRMAGEKGQALLMLDRQLARRGMG, encoded by the coding sequence ATGCTGAGCAAAACACTGCTGAAAGCGCTCAACGAACAGATCAACAAGGAGTTCTATTCATCGCACCTCTATCTTTCAATGGCGGCCTACGCTGAATCGCAGAACCTTCCCGGTTTCGCCCACTGGATGAAACTCCAGCAACAGGAAGAACACGGCCACGCCATGAAGCTTTACAAGTATGTCAACGAAAGGGGTGGCCGGGTTGAACTCGGCGCTATCGAGCAGCCGCCCGTGGACTTCAAGTCTCCCACGGCCCTGTTCGAGGACGTGCAGAAGCACGAGCGATCCATCACGGCGTCAATCAACAAACTCTACGAAAAATCCACAAAGGAAAACGATTACGCGACGCAGGTCATGCTGCACTGGTTCATCGAGGAGCAGGTCGAGGAAGAATCCTCGGCATCCGAAATCCTCGAAACCCTGAGAATGGCGGGAGAAAAAGGCCAGGCGCTGCTCATGCTCGACCGCCAGCTCGCCCGCCGCGGCATGGGTTGA
- the glgP gene encoding alpha-glucan family phosphorylase, translating to MRHKIATLKKLSRNLWWSWDTEAKELFKELSPLLWERVNHNPVELLRHISNDELLARIDCELGEKLDSVSSRFEAYLSEKNTWAAKNAPSLVKKPVAYFSAEFGIHESVRIYSGGLGVLSGDHIKSASDLGLNFVGVTLFYKEGYFRQYLNKEGWQVEDYPLQYPESIPMEKVIGPDGKDLVVSLNIAMSEVHAQAWCINVGRAKLYLLDTNIPANEAHYRDICSRVYGGDQNMRINQEIVLGIGGVKLLQALGLEPAVYHMNEGHSAFLTLELLKRELAQGRNLDEAKEHVKKQCVFTTHTPVPAGHDRFSGDMMHYSFDRYLQNTGIGFDDLMKLGSEDVSQPGGLFTMTVLALNLSRSANGVSKLHGDVSREMWQHIYGASSPEDVPIGHITNGVHTSSWGSGFTDRFWKQYTENLDAMTESVEAAEAVLARVSDEELWCLRYRLKRNLIDFVYRYLSNQLFHQHVYTTYMEMDSSKSTKNPLSPDVLTIGFARRFATYKRAPLIFSDIERLTRIVSNPAMPVQIIFAGKAHPHDDAGKHYIRQIVEHARLPQFKGKIIFLENYNLGVAKRMISGVDVWLNNPVRPMEASGTSGQKTALHGGLNFSIPDGWWPEAYNGENGWSIGNGEQFENHDEQDRRDAELLYDILENQIIPTFYERDEHNIPVKWLKKVRNAIATIAPVYNTHRMVKDYTTQYYLAD from the coding sequence ATGCGCCATAAAATAGCCACCCTGAAAAAACTCTCCCGCAACCTCTGGTGGTCGTGGGACACTGAAGCGAAAGAACTCTTCAAGGAGCTATCCCCACTCCTATGGGAAAGAGTGAACCACAACCCGGTTGAACTGCTCCGCCATATCTCGAACGACGAACTGCTCGCACGCATCGATTGCGAACTGGGCGAAAAGCTCGACAGCGTTTCCAGCCGCTTCGAGGCCTATCTATCGGAAAAAAACACCTGGGCGGCAAAAAACGCGCCCTCCCTCGTGAAGAAACCGGTCGCCTACTTCAGCGCCGAGTTCGGTATTCACGAAAGCGTCCGGATCTACTCGGGCGGCCTCGGAGTCCTTTCCGGCGACCATATCAAGTCCGCGAGCGATCTCGGCCTCAACTTTGTCGGCGTCACGCTCTTCTACAAGGAGGGGTATTTCCGCCAGTACCTCAATAAGGAAGGGTGGCAGGTGGAAGACTACCCCCTGCAGTATCCTGAAAGCATTCCGATGGAAAAAGTGATCGGCCCCGACGGCAAGGACCTCGTCGTTTCGTTGAACATCGCCATGAGCGAAGTCCATGCGCAGGCATGGTGCATCAACGTCGGCAGGGCGAAGCTCTACCTGCTCGACACCAACATCCCGGCCAACGAGGCGCACTACCGCGATATCTGCTCCAGGGTCTATGGCGGCGACCAGAACATGCGCATCAATCAGGAAATCGTACTCGGCATCGGCGGCGTCAAGCTCCTCCAGGCGCTCGGTCTCGAACCGGCGGTCTATCATATGAACGAAGGCCATTCAGCCTTCCTGACCCTCGAACTGCTGAAACGGGAACTGGCCCAGGGCAGAAACCTCGATGAAGCGAAGGAACACGTAAAGAAACAGTGCGTCTTCACGACACACACACCGGTTCCAGCCGGACACGACCGCTTTTCGGGAGACATGATGCACTATTCATTCGACCGCTATCTCCAGAACACCGGCATCGGTTTCGACGACCTCATGAAGCTCGGCAGTGAAGACGTTTCGCAGCCCGGAGGGCTTTTCACCATGACCGTGCTCGCGCTGAATCTCTCCCGCTCCGCCAACGGCGTTTCGAAACTCCACGGCGATGTCTCGCGCGAAATGTGGCAGCACATCTACGGCGCAAGCTCACCGGAAGACGTGCCGATCGGACACATAACCAACGGCGTCCACACGTCGAGCTGGGGCAGCGGTTTCACCGACAGGTTCTGGAAACAGTATACCGAAAACCTCGACGCCATGACCGAATCGGTCGAAGCCGCCGAGGCAGTGCTCGCCAGGGTCAGCGACGAGGAACTCTGGTGCCTCCGCTACCGGCTGAAGCGCAACCTGATCGACTTCGTCTACCGCTACCTCTCGAACCAGCTCTTCCACCAGCACGTCTACACGACCTACATGGAGATGGATTCGTCGAAATCGACGAAAAATCCCCTGTCCCCTGACGTACTCACCATCGGCTTCGCCCGCCGCTTCGCGACATACAAGCGCGCGCCGCTGATTTTTTCCGATATCGAACGGCTGACGAGGATCGTCAGCAACCCGGCAATGCCGGTCCAGATCATCTTCGCCGGCAAGGCCCATCCGCACGACGACGCAGGCAAGCATTACATCCGGCAGATTGTCGAGCACGCGCGACTTCCGCAGTTCAAGGGGAAGATCATCTTCCTCGAAAACTACAACCTCGGCGTCGCCAAACGCATGATATCGGGCGTGGACGTCTGGCTGAACAATCCGGTGCGGCCAATGGAGGCCAGCGGCACTTCCGGACAGAAAACCGCCTTGCACGGCGGCCTGAATTTCAGCATTCCGGATGGCTGGTGGCCGGAAGCATATAACGGAGAAAACGGCTGGTCGATCGGCAACGGAGAGCAGTTCGAAAACCACGACGAACAGGACCGACGCGACGCGGAACTGCTCTACGACATCCTGGAAAACCAGATCATACCGACCTTCTACGAACGCGACGAGCACAACATCCCCGTAAAATGGCTTAAAAAGGTGCGCAACGCCATCGCAACCATCGCGCCTGTCTACAACACGCACCGCATGGTCAAGGATTACACCACGCAGTACTACCTGGCGGACTGA
- a CDS encoding AidA/PixA family protein, producing MSKTINIDVMFDTVTIEQRYGAGGSAGGPIGIQHDDVWMVAQKVVVDGGQASADLTVKALVNDTIRWRSESLSGNTDQAAIIYKIEKFSGTQVTSAAEMRVTTPPTPIPDPANPTHYEPNYEQKDVFMSCEVLEMGTEGYKVYFYIVNKDENTGKLTTFGYYCWDPTIKVIG from the coding sequence ATGTCTAAAACGATAAACATTGACGTTATGTTCGATACGGTGACTATCGAACAGAGGTATGGCGCTGGCGGCAGCGCTGGCGGACCAATTGGTATTCAGCACGACGATGTCTGGATGGTGGCCCAGAAGGTTGTCGTGGATGGCGGACAGGCTTCTGCCGACCTTACTGTTAAAGCTCTGGTAAATGACACTATTCGATGGCGTTCCGAGTCTTTGAGCGGAAACACCGACCAGGCGGCTATAATCTACAAAATCGAAAAGTTCAGCGGAACACAGGTCACGAGCGCAGCGGAAATGAGGGTCACCACTCCTCCGACTCCTATTCCCGATCCGGCAAATCCGACACATTACGAGCCCAACTACGAACAGAAGGATGTGTTCATGAGTTGCGAGGTTCTGGAAATGGGTACGGAAGGCTACAAGGTTTACTTTTATATTGTCAACAAGGATGAGAATACGGGGAAGTTGACAACCTTCGGTTATTACTGTTGGGATCCGACAATCAAGGTTATCGGATGA
- a CDS encoding flavodoxin has protein sequence MKTIGLFYGSETGNTESVAAMVAAELGNQNVELHNISETDAETLASYDNLVIGTSTWGYGQLQGDWETFFPELDGLDLSGKTVALFGLGDQVNYADVFLDAMGSLYEKFKERGAMIIGHWPTTGYEFSGSTAVVDRDFVGLALDADNQDDLTPHRVTQWVSGISSQFQ, from the coding sequence ATGAAAACAATCGGACTGTTTTACGGCTCCGAAACAGGCAACACCGAATCCGTGGCCGCCATGGTTGCCGCCGAACTCGGCAACCAGAACGTAGAACTGCACAACATTTCCGAAACCGACGCCGAAACCCTTGCCAGCTATGACAACCTCGTTATCGGCACGTCCACCTGGGGATACGGTCAACTGCAGGGCGACTGGGAAACGTTTTTCCCTGAACTCGACGGCCTTGATCTTTCGGGAAAAACCGTTGCGCTCTTCGGCCTTGGCGACCAGGTAAACTATGCCGACGTCTTCCTTGACGCAATGGGATCCCTGTACGAAAAATTCAAGGAGAGAGGCGCCATGATCATCGGACACTGGCCGACGACGGGATATGAATTCAGCGGTTCGACAGCCGTCGTCGACAGAGATTTCGTCGGCCTCGCGCTCGATGCGGACAATCAGGACGACCTGACTCCCCACAGGGTAACGCAGTGGGTCTCGGGAATCTCCAGCCAGTTCCAGTAA
- a CDS encoding dihydroorotate dehydrogenase → MTHVTENNSPKAASVSLGRGLDLRSPVLLASGTVSYGEELDRLSNLDRIGGIVTKAISPEPRTGNPPQRIAETPCGMLNAIGLANVGLERFAEEKIPFLQKLDTGVVVNIAGKCIEDYRAVIERLDDYAGILGYEINLSCPNVKGECMIMGVSSSATYEIVSKLRAITQRHLMVKLTPNVTSISAIAIAAEDAGADSLSLINTLVGMAVDHRTRKPLLKNVTGGLSGPAVKPVALAKVWEVYNAVSVPVVGIGGISSFTDAMEFLLVGASAVQIGTMNFVDPDIGETVADEIEAHFSDPANPSLKEYVGSLIVE, encoded by the coding sequence ATGACACACGTCACCGAAAATAATTCCCCCAAAGCCGCTTCGGTCTCCCTCGGCCGCGGCCTCGACCTCCGCTCGCCCGTCCTGCTTGCATCGGGCACGGTATCCTATGGAGAGGAACTCGACAGGCTCAGCAACCTCGACCGGATCGGCGGCATCGTCACCAAGGCCATCTCGCCCGAACCGCGCACGGGCAATCCTCCGCAACGCATCGCAGAAACGCCTTGCGGCATGCTCAACGCCATCGGCCTCGCGAACGTGGGCCTGGAACGCTTCGCGGAGGAGAAAATCCCTTTTCTCCAAAAGCTCGACACCGGCGTGGTCGTCAACATCGCAGGGAAATGCATCGAGGACTACCGTGCGGTGATCGAACGCCTGGATGATTACGCCGGCATCCTCGGCTACGAGATCAATCTCTCCTGCCCGAACGTGAAGGGTGAGTGCATGATCATGGGCGTCAGCAGCTCGGCCACCTACGAAATCGTCTCGAAACTCCGAGCAATCACCCAACGTCACCTGATGGTGAAACTCACCCCGAACGTCACCTCGATCAGCGCCATCGCTATCGCCGCCGAGGACGCCGGCGCGGACTCGCTCTCGCTCATCAATACGCTGGTCGGCATGGCCGTTGACCACAGGACAAGAAAACCGCTCCTGAAAAACGTCACCGGCGGCCTCTCGGGCCCGGCCGTCAAGCCGGTCGCCCTCGCGAAAGTGTGGGAAGTCTACAACGCCGTCAGCGTTCCTGTCGTAGGCATAGGGGGAATATCGAGCTTTACCGACGCCATGGAGTTCCTGCTCGTCGGGGCCAGCGCCGTCCAGATCGGCACCATGAACTTCGTCGACCCCGACATCGGCGAAACCGTCGCCGACGAGATCGAAGCCCATTTCTCCGATCCGGCAAATCCATCCCTGAAGGAATATGTGGGAAGCCTGATCGTGGAGTGA
- a CDS encoding DUF4407 domain-containing protein, translating into MNIERIRDFFWVCTGTPLEVIRKYPTEHNKFVGIGATIFFTALFAGLSGGYALYYVFAGSSFAIFFAVVFGVLWGLAIFNLDRYIVSSINKTAKGVRQFYQASPRLVFAVLIAIVIARPLELKIFDKEIKEVLKSRYLSEQQERIRRVQDSFGEKYALEMQQIAKLQKEYDEVTKEVGVLREELKAEVFGQETGKTSGVVGFGKYAGEKQAVIESKQQREDYLASRLTELETFINRQKEAEGINDHMMLTDSLLVERVSTAGFADRNWALGQLTEGGNGVNNASANAVMFITLLFVAFECAPILVKLLSDAGPSDVDIHESESRIIRWLTATSPMSSNRFVRAYKPVGAKPGRRFSRRPLAHKRLYKSERIMGKRI; encoded by the coding sequence ATGAACATCGAACGCATAAGGGATTTTTTCTGGGTATGCACGGGCACTCCCCTGGAGGTGATCCGCAAATATCCCACCGAGCACAACAAGTTCGTGGGGATCGGAGCCACGATTTTCTTCACGGCGCTCTTCGCGGGGCTTTCAGGCGGTTATGCGCTCTACTACGTTTTCGCGGGTTCTTCCTTCGCGATTTTCTTCGCCGTAGTGTTCGGCGTGCTCTGGGGGTTGGCGATTTTCAACCTCGACCGGTATATCGTCTCCAGCATCAACAAGACGGCGAAAGGGGTACGGCAGTTTTACCAGGCTTCGCCAAGGCTCGTTTTCGCCGTGCTGATCGCCATCGTCATCGCCAGGCCGCTGGAACTGAAGATTTTCGACAAGGAAATCAAGGAGGTGCTCAAGTCACGCTATCTGAGCGAGCAACAGGAGCGCATCAGGAGGGTGCAGGACTCGTTCGGCGAGAAGTACGCCCTGGAGATGCAACAGATCGCGAAGCTCCAGAAGGAGTACGACGAGGTGACGAAGGAGGTCGGCGTCTTGCGCGAGGAGTTGAAGGCTGAGGTCTTCGGTCAGGAGACAGGCAAGACGTCTGGTGTCGTCGGCTTCGGGAAGTACGCCGGGGAGAAACAGGCGGTTATCGAGTCGAAGCAGCAACGCGAGGATTATCTCGCCTCACGTCTCACCGAGCTGGAGACGTTTATCAACCGTCAGAAGGAAGCCGAGGGGATCAACGACCACATGATGCTGACCGACTCGCTGCTTGTCGAGAGGGTATCGACCGCCGGATTCGCCGACAGGAACTGGGCGCTCGGGCAGCTCACCGAGGGAGGAAACGGGGTGAACAACGCCTCGGCCAACGCCGTGATGTTCATCACCCTGCTGTTCGTCGCTTTCGAATGTGCCCCGATACTCGTCAAGCTGCTTTCCGACGCCGGGCCGTCGGACGTCGATATCCACGAATCCGAATCCCGGATCATCCGCTGGCTCACGGCAACCTCGCCTATGTCCTCGAACCGCTTCGTTCGCGCCTACAAACCCGTCGGAGCCAAACCCGGCCGTCGCTTCTCCCGCCGCCCGCTCGCTCACAAGCGGCTCTACAAGAGCGAAAGGATCATGGGGAAGAGGATCTGA
- a CDS encoding DUF805 domain-containing protein, producing MNWYLEVWKKYAVFNGRSRRKEYWYFVLFNLMAGLILGLVDSMTGLYNYEAGLGLLSGIYSLAVIVPGIAVGVRRLHDTGRNGWWLLIGLIPFIGAIVLIVFCAQDSQPGENGYGPNPKEALP from the coding sequence ATGAACTGGTATCTTGAAGTCTGGAAAAAGTACGCGGTCTTCAACGGCAGGTCGAGAAGGAAAGAGTACTGGTATTTTGTACTCTTCAACCTCATGGCCGGCCTGATACTGGGACTTGTCGATTCCATGACCGGCCTGTACAATTACGAGGCAGGTCTCGGTTTGCTCAGCGGGATATACTCGCTTGCCGTCATCGTTCCCGGCATAGCGGTCGGTGTTCGCAGGCTGCATGATACGGGGAGGAATGGCTGGTGGCTGCTGATCGGCCTGATCCCTTTCATCGGTGCGATCGTGCTTATCGTTTTCTGCGCACAGGACAGTCAGCCGGGAGAGAACGGCTACGGCCCGAACCCGAAAGAGGCGCTGCCCTAG
- a CDS encoding DUF7670 domain-containing protein, producing MMYDNILIWTPRLLAMLYALFLSLFALDVFSEGYGPGETILALLIHLIPTYLVIIALVVAWSRETTGAMLFVVLGLFSLVMISGGAWMISGPLFLIGALFLFSGFYRKKQAAI from the coding sequence ATGATGTATGACAATATTCTTATCTGGACTCCCAGGCTGTTGGCGATGTTGTACGCGCTGTTTCTGAGCCTGTTCGCTCTCGATGTGTTCAGCGAGGGCTATGGCCCCGGAGAAACGATCCTCGCCCTGCTCATCCACCTGATTCCGACATATCTCGTTATTATTGCTTTGGTTGTTGCCTGGAGCCGGGAAACGACGGGGGCGATGCTGTTTGTTGTTCTGGGTTTGTTTTCCCTGGTTATGATCAGCGGTGGTGCGTGGATGATTTCCGGACCGTTGTTCCTTATCGGCGCGTTGTTCCTGTTCAGCGGATTTTACCGGAAAAAACAGGCCGCGATTTGA
- a CDS encoding metallophosphoesterase family protein, which yields MSSKSVKIAHLSDLHLSGKKDRFHRALFEKLLDAVDRAGCDHLVMTGDLVDTADPADWKFVREILRGKGFYSWEKTTLIPGNHDLIDLEEEMRFYNAFNPDSSGRMRRFRRKVAEFCEVFSELITGDDRLAGFPFVKSIDYGGLTVSMVMVNTVWPWMNLDNPLGSRGYVSPGELEALREPSVGEALQGSFVIGVFHHACRVYETGVFIDQAFDWTMELRNRGDLLRTMRQLGASLLLHGHFHRFQLYDIAGMQVVNGGSFHYNPSRYGEIVIGADGGFSQRFVDI from the coding sequence TTGAGTTCAAAGAGTGTAAAGATCGCCCATCTTTCGGACCTGCATCTTTCGGGAAAGAAGGACCGTTTTCACAGGGCGCTTTTTGAAAAACTGCTCGATGCTGTCGACAGGGCTGGTTGCGACCATCTCGTCATGACCGGGGATCTTGTCGACACGGCTGACCCGGCCGACTGGAAGTTCGTCAGGGAGATCCTTCGGGGAAAAGGTTTCTACTCCTGGGAAAAAACCACCCTCATTCCCGGGAATCATGATCTTATCGATCTCGAGGAGGAGATGCGTTTCTACAATGCTTTCAATCCGGATTCCTCCGGAAGGATGCGCCGGTTCCGCAGGAAAGTCGCGGAGTTCTGCGAGGTTTTCAGTGAGCTGATTACCGGTGACGATCGCCTTGCGGGTTTTCCTTTCGTCAAGTCGATTGATTACGGCGGGCTAACGGTTTCCATGGTCATGGTAAACACGGTCTGGCCATGGATGAACCTCGACAATCCCCTCGGTTCCAGGGGATACGTCAGCCCGGGCGAGCTCGAAGCCCTGCGGGAGCCGTCCGTGGGGGAAGCCCTGCAGGGCAGCTTCGTTATCGGGGTGTTCCATCATGCCTGCCGGGTCTACGAAACGGGTGTTTTCATCGACCAGGCCTTTGACTGGACCATGGAACTCAGGAACCGCGGCGATCTTCTGCGTACGATGCGCCAACTCGGTGCGAGCCTGCTTTTGCACGGTCATTTCCACCGGTTCCAGCTTTACGATATCGCGGGCATGCAGGTCGTCAACGGCGGAAGTTTCCATTACAACCCTTCGCGTTACGGCGAGATTGTCATCGGTGCCGACGGAGGTTTTTCCCAGAGATTCGTCGATATCTGA
- a CDS encoding AidA/PixA family protein, producing the protein MPIDIEIVLDAGPLLERHPNPSQEPGAPTKIDSEEAFIVAAPRQHVRHHGSNRLELVSGKGDELRWYMQLMARDGYNVILYGIRAHPFGFRLTTPPAMKVSNEMYPVPIPDDPTRYIASDRIDVSMECNVAGSGKQAYTLLFYIVGRDDVDGNFRTLGYFSWKSILVLRKPHGH; encoded by the coding sequence ATGCCGATCGATATTGAAATCGTATTGGATGCAGGGCCGCTTCTGGAACGCCACCCGAATCCCAGCCAGGAACCGGGCGCGCCCACGAAAATCGACAGTGAGGAGGCTTTTATTGTCGCGGCTCCCAGACAGCATGTTCGACATCATGGTTCGAACCGCCTGGAACTGGTTTCAGGTAAGGGGGACGAGCTTCGCTGGTATATGCAACTTATGGCGCGAGACGGGTACAATGTGATTCTTTACGGTATCAGAGCCCATCCGTTCGGTTTTCGATTAACGACGCCCCCGGCAATGAAGGTGTCAAACGAAATGTACCCTGTTCCGATTCCTGACGATCCGACGCGCTATATTGCTTCGGATCGTATTGACGTTTCTATGGAGTGCAATGTTGCCGGTTCAGGAAAGCAGGCCTACACGTTGTTGTTTTACATCGTTGGGCGTGACGACGTTGACGGGAATTTCAGGACGCTGGGATATTTTTCGTGGAAATCGATTCTTGTTCTTCGCAAGCCTCATGGGCATTGA